In the Clostridium beijerinckii genome, one interval contains:
- a CDS encoding sulfite exporter TauE/SafE family protein: MYSYNMTLLIICPLVFCAGFVDAVAGGGGIISLPAYIFAGMPIHMAYGTNKFANGIGTFAASIKFLSSGNIKIKPALISAIGAIIGSWFGTQLVLLLDEKYLQYCLIIILPIVAIFLLFNRKIGVENNEKKVEHRKIYLVAGIIGLVIGAYDGFFGPGTGTFLVLAFTSFLGFNLITASGNAKIVNLASNFAALIAYILNGKVLFMIGIPAAICASLGNYLGAHFAIKSGAKIIKPIIILVIIMLFGKVIDAILFTSS; the protein is encoded by the coding sequence ATGTATTCATATAATATGACATTGCTTATCATATGCCCATTAGTATTTTGCGCAGGTTTCGTGGATGCTGTTGCAGGTGGAGGAGGAATAATATCTTTGCCAGCATATATTTTTGCTGGAATGCCAATACATATGGCATATGGAACTAATAAGTTTGCAAATGGTATTGGAACATTTGCAGCTTCTATAAAATTTTTAAGTAGTGGTAATATAAAAATTAAACCAGCATTAATTTCAGCTATAGGTGCTATTATAGGATCTTGGTTTGGAACGCAATTAGTATTGCTACTAGATGAAAAGTATTTGCAATACTGTCTTATTATCATTTTACCTATTGTTGCAATTTTTCTTTTGTTTAACAGAAAGATTGGAGTAGAAAATAACGAAAAGAAAGTAGAACATAGAAAGATTTATTTAGTGGCAGGAATAATAGGTTTAGTAATAGGAGCTTATGATGGATTTTTTGGTCCGGGAACAGGAACATTTTTAGTTTTAGCTTTCACATCGTTTTTAGGATTCAATCTTATAACTGCGTCTGGTAATGCTAAGATAGTGAATTTGGCATCTAATTTTGCAGCACTAATAGCTTATATATTAAATGGCAAGGTTTTATTTATGATAGGTATACCTGCAGCTATATGTGCTAGTTTAGGAAATTATTTAGGGGCACATTTTGCAATTAAAAGTGGAGCGAAGATTATAAAGCCGATAATAATATTAGTAATAATTATGTTATTTGGCAAAGTGATAGATGCTATTTTATTTACAAGTAGTTAA
- a CDS encoding ammonium transporter, translating into MEINFGDSSFILICSALVLLMTPGLAFFYGGMVRRKNVLNTLMSSFFICGLASVMWVLIGYSLAFGDNIGGVIGGLNFFGFNGVGGDPSSYAPTIPHELFAAFQMMFAIITPALITGSLVGRMRFSALFIFIALWSILVYYPLAHMVWGSGGLINSLGAVDFAGGDVVHISSGVSGLVACIVLGKRRGYGMMSYKPHNIPFVVLGAALLWFGWFGFNAGSALNAGPLAVHAFMTTNTAAASALLSWMLIEKIKHGKPTILGAATGAVVGLVAITPAAGFVPLWSSIIIGAIVSPICFFFMTAVKSKFGYDDALDAFGCHGIGGVWGGIATGLFGQTAINSVAQWNGLFFGDIKLLIAQIEGIAITIVFAAVMTFIILKVMKLFMTIRVESAEEADGLDVAEHGETAYPAFTGLD; encoded by the coding sequence ATGGAAATTAATTTTGGCGATAGCAGTTTTATATTGATTTGTTCAGCACTTGTACTTTTAATGACACCAGGACTTGCATTCTTTTATGGTGGAATGGTTCGTAGAAAAAATGTTTTAAATACGTTAATGTCTTCATTCTTTATTTGTGGATTAGCATCTGTAATGTGGGTTTTAATAGGCTACTCACTAGCATTTGGGGATAATATTGGAGGAGTAATAGGAGGACTTAACTTTTTTGGATTTAATGGAGTAGGTGGAGATCCTTCATCGTATGCACCTACTATACCACATGAGCTTTTTGCAGCATTTCAAATGATGTTTGCAATAATCACTCCGGCTCTTATAACAGGATCTTTAGTAGGAAGAATGAGATTCTCAGCATTATTTATATTCATAGCATTGTGGTCAATTTTAGTATACTACCCACTAGCACATATGGTGTGGGGTTCAGGTGGATTAATAAACTCTTTAGGAGCAGTTGATTTTGCTGGTGGAGATGTAGTTCATATAAGTTCAGGAGTTTCAGGACTTGTAGCTTGTATTGTATTAGGTAAAAGACGTGGATATGGTATGATGTCATATAAGCCACACAATATTCCATTTGTAGTTCTTGGAGCGGCATTACTTTGGTTTGGTTGGTTTGGATTCAATGCAGGTAGTGCATTAAATGCTGGTCCACTTGCAGTTCATGCTTTCATGACAACAAATACTGCGGCAGCGTCAGCATTACTTTCATGGATGCTAATTGAGAAAATAAAACATGGAAAGCCAACAATACTCGGAGCTGCAACAGGAGCTGTTGTAGGATTAGTTGCAATAACACCGGCGGCTGGATTCGTTCCCCTTTGGAGTTCAATTATAATAGGCGCTATAGTATCTCCAATATGCTTCTTCTTCATGACTGCAGTTAAATCTAAATTCGGATATGATGATGCATTAGATGCCTTTGGATGTCATGGAATTGGAGGAGTTTGGGGAGGTATTGCAACAGGTCTATTTGGACAAACAGCAATAAACTCTGTAGCACAATGGAATGGTCTTTTCTTTGGAGATATTAAGCTTTTAATAGCTCAAATAGAAGGTATAGCAATAACAATAGTTTTTGCAGCGGTTATGACATTTATTATCTTGAAAGTTATGAAATTATTTATGACTATTAGAGTTGAAAGTGCAGAAGAAGCTGATGGTCTTGATGTCGCTGAGCATGGTGAAACAGCATACCCAGCGTTTACTGGATTAGACTAA
- a CDS encoding phosphotransferase family protein: protein MEYRWERTFPFLEVSSATIKKLFKGILKECDINNIIPIDSGCRTTNYIVESNNLEKKYILKIFFIKGQDYKKEIKLLNFLRNSKFVPVPEVYRVSEDEDIGNREYAIYEYIEGKTIGQAIREGYSLEDSFVRNVARALAKIHSYKFSKVGALDECLHIREELPPLVSWYESFMGDIAKKRLGKTIVNDINRVVRKNEKALRDLDKDPRLVHGDFQGTNIIIKNKMLAGILDWEFVIAGHPLADIGQFFRYEEYFNRKLIEAFEYEYNKFSDYKLTQNWYNISKLRDLVNLIQLIGANEEMPIKHENIKKIIINTLSVFD from the coding sequence ATGGAATATAGATGGGAAAGGACATTTCCATTTTTGGAAGTTAGTAGTGCAACGATTAAAAAGTTATTTAAAGGTATATTGAAAGAATGTGACATTAATAATATTATACCAATAGATTCTGGGTGCAGGACTACAAATTATATTGTTGAATCTAATAATCTAGAAAAAAAATATATATTAAAAATATTTTTTATAAAGGGGCAGGATTATAAGAAAGAAATTAAATTATTAAATTTTTTAAGAAACTCTAAGTTCGTACCTGTACCAGAAGTATATAGAGTAAGTGAAGATGAGGATATTGGAAACAGAGAATATGCCATTTATGAATATATTGAGGGAAAGACTATAGGGCAGGCTATAAGAGAAGGTTATAGTTTGGAGGATAGTTTTGTTAGAAACGTTGCAAGGGCTTTAGCTAAAATACATAGCTATAAGTTTTCTAAGGTTGGGGCTTTAGATGAATGTTTACATATAAGAGAAGAACTACCACCACTTGTTTCATGGTATGAAAGCTTCATGGGAGATATAGCTAAGAAGCGTTTAGGAAAAACTATTGTAAATGACATTAATCGCGTAGTTAGGAAGAATGAAAAAGCATTAAGAGATTTAGATAAGGATCCTAGGCTTGTTCATGGCGATTTTCAGGGGACTAATATAATAATAAAAAATAAAATGCTAGCAGGTATATTAGATTGGGAGTTCGTAATAGCAGGGCACCCTTTAGCAGACATAGGACAGTTCTTTAGATATGAAGAATATTTTAATAGAAAATTAATTGAGGCATTTGAATATGAGTATAATAAATTTTCAGATTATAAGCTTACTCAAAATTGGTATAACATAAGTAAGCTAAGAGATCTCGTAAATTTGATTCAATTAATAGGAGCGAATGAGGAAATGCCAATTAAGCATGAAAATATAAAAAAAATAATAATTAATACATTAAGTGTTTTTGATTAG
- a CDS encoding TRM11 family SAM-dependent methyltransferase: MNKKIIKLNCNNYKKYFYYIKYPVFEEDLCKLEMKCLFGKTPSEKYLFSDFYISASRSPFIKEMISVVYEEDSLEQIIDNIIKDKLAYNEFKVCYLRTEYSDIDYEERLRSLSQIGFVITGEPEIHNPKVILGVTRICGKWIFGMYEKNDYKWHIHDNKPYSYSNSLSVRVARALVNIAVKNNLECKLIDPCCGVGTVILEALSMGIDVVGCEINKSIAENAKKNLEFYGYENVVTNGDMNEIEEKYDTAIIDLPYGLFTPTTIEEQTSLIRSARRISTRLVIVTFEEMDDCIIDAGFKIVDKSYVCKGKFKRYINICE; this comes from the coding sequence TTGAATAAAAAAATAATAAAATTAAATTGCAATAATTATAAAAAGTATTTTTACTATATTAAGTATCCTGTATTTGAAGAAGATTTATGTAAGTTAGAGATGAAATGTCTTTTTGGTAAAACACCAAGTGAGAAGTATTTGTTTTCAGATTTTTATATTAGTGCATCAAGGAGTCCGTTTATAAAAGAAATGATTTCAGTAGTATATGAAGAAGATTCTTTAGAACAAATAATAGACAACATCATAAAAGATAAGCTAGCTTATAACGAGTTTAAGGTCTGCTACTTAAGAACAGAATATAGTGATATAGATTATGAAGAACGTCTTAGAAGTCTTAGCCAGATAGGATTTGTAATAACAGGAGAGCCTGAAATTCACAATCCTAAAGTTATCCTTGGAGTTACACGAATTTGTGGAAAATGGATATTTGGAATGTACGAGAAAAACGATTATAAGTGGCATATTCATGATAATAAGCCGTATTCATATTCAAATTCTTTAAGCGTTAGGGTAGCTAGAGCACTAGTTAATATAGCAGTTAAAAACAATTTAGAATGCAAATTAATAGACCCATGTTGTGGAGTAGGAACAGTTATTCTTGAAGCGCTTTCAATGGGAATTGATGTTGTAGGATGTGAGATTAATAAAAGTATCGCAGAAAATGCCAAGAAGAACTTGGAGTTTTACGGATATGAGAATGTAGTGACTAACGGAGATATGAATGAGATTGAAGAGAAATATGATACTGCTATCATAGATTTACCATATGGACTGTTTACTCCAACTACCATAGAAGAACAAACATCTCTAATTAGAAGTGCACGCAGAATAAGTACTAGATTAGTCATAGTTACATTTGAAGAGATGGATGATTGTATTATTGATGCGGGTTTTAAAATAGTCGATAAATCATATGTATGCAAAGGTAAGTTTAAGAGATATATAAATATTTGTGAGTAG
- a CDS encoding SulP family inorganic anion transporter, whose amino-acid sequence MMPKFFSMIKNKEITREQVMKDIIAGVIVAVIALPLSIALGISSGVSPEKGLTTAIFAGFIISLLGGSKVQIGGPTAAFVVIIYSIIQEYGIGGLVVATIMAGIMLIIMGILKFGSLIKYIPQTITIGFTAGIAVTLVSTEVKDFLALKIENVPAEFFAKWKSYLTNIGTLNTWSLIIGISCIFIMIFWPKVSKTIPGSMIALIVATIFVKIFNIPVETIGSRFQEISSTLPMPIFPKINMDVINKLFAPSITIAILAALESLLSATVADGMISDKHDSNMELIAQGLANIICGIFGGIPATGAIARTAANVKSNGRSPISGMVHSVTLLATMLILMPLARMIPMSVLSAILIIVAYNMSQWKVFKSLLKAPKSDVIVLLLTFTCTVIFDLVVAIAIGMIMTMFLFMKRVSDTTKIRDLVEEKVFDKDTNTVLEKADGRIRVYQVNGPMFFGVVNEFFDKMKEIESSVGVVILDMRHTHAIDASAIDALTRLLKHCNELNIKLCLTHVQNQPMKVLNKMGFVVKIGVSHIYETKTEAIEKAYDYVKELEAS is encoded by the coding sequence ATGATGCCTAAGTTCTTTTCTATGATTAAGAACAAGGAAATTACTAGAGAGCAAGTTATGAAGGATATTATAGCTGGCGTTATTGTAGCTGTAATAGCATTACCATTGTCAATAGCACTTGGAATATCATCGGGAGTATCTCCAGAGAAAGGGCTTACGACAGCAATATTTGCAGGATTTATTATTTCGCTCTTAGGTGGAAGTAAAGTTCAAATAGGTGGACCTACAGCGGCTTTTGTCGTTATAATTTATTCTATTATTCAAGAGTATGGTATAGGTGGACTTGTTGTAGCAACGATAATGGCTGGAATTATGTTAATAATAATGGGGATTTTAAAGTTTGGTTCATTAATTAAGTACATACCCCAGACAATAACAATAGGATTTACTGCTGGTATAGCAGTAACGCTAGTATCCACTGAAGTCAAAGATTTTTTAGCATTGAAAATTGAAAATGTTCCAGCAGAGTTTTTTGCAAAATGGAAAAGTTATCTTACCAATATAGGAACGTTAAATACATGGTCGCTAATAATAGGTATAAGCTGTATTTTTATAATGATATTTTGGCCTAAAGTTAGCAAGACAATACCTGGATCAATGATTGCGCTAATTGTCGCTACTATTTTTGTGAAAATATTTAATATACCAGTAGAGACTATAGGAAGTAGGTTTCAAGAGATATCATCAACATTACCAATGCCTATTTTCCCTAAGATAAATATGGATGTAATAAATAAATTATTTGCTCCATCGATTACTATTGCTATACTGGCAGCATTAGAATCACTATTATCGGCAACAGTAGCGGATGGAATGATATCAGATAAACATGATTCAAATATGGAACTTATAGCTCAAGGTTTAGCTAATATTATATGTGGAATATTTGGTGGAATACCTGCTACAGGTGCGATTGCAAGAACTGCTGCTAATGTAAAATCAAATGGAAGAAGTCCAATATCAGGTATGGTACATTCTGTAACATTGTTAGCTACTATGTTAATTTTGATGCCACTTGCAAGGATGATACCAATGTCAGTACTTTCAGCAATTTTAATAATAGTTGCTTATAATATGAGTCAGTGGAAAGTATTTAAATCATTATTAAAGGCACCTAAAAGTGATGTTATTGTATTATTACTTACATTTACATGTACGGTTATATTTGACTTAGTTGTAGCAATAGCAATTGGAATGATTATGACAATGTTTTTATTTATGAAGAGAGTATCTGATACTACTAAAATCAGAGATTTGGTAGAGGAAAAGGTTTTTGATAAAGATACTAATACTGTACTAGAAAAAGCAGATGGAAGAATACGCGTATATCAAGTAAATGGTCCGATGTTCTTTGGAGTAGTAAATGAGTTTTTTGATAAAATGAAGGAAATTGAATCTTCAGTGGGGGTTGTAATTTTAGACATGAGACATACTCACGCAATAGATGCATCTGCAATAGATGCATTAACTAGATTACTTAAACATTGTAATGAGTTGAATATAAAACTTTGCTTAACACATGTACAAAATCAACCTATGAAAGTACTAAATAAGATGGGGTTTGTAGTTAAAATTGGAGTAAGTCATATATACGAAACAAAAACAGAAGCTATAGAGAAAGCTTATGATTATGTAAAGGAATTAGAAGCATCCTAG
- the pdxT gene encoding pyridoxal 5'-phosphate synthase glutaminase subunit PdxT, with the protein MKVGVLSFQGGVIEHLNQIKALGHTGVEVKKEKDLDDIDAIILPGGESTTIGKLLKITGLIKSLKEKIESGLPTWGTCAGMILLANEVEGQEEKYLQLMDIKVKRNAFGTQIDSFKTHKVIEKISKDEMELVFIRAPHITEVKDNVRILCKVDDKIVAARQDNIIVTSFHPELTNDLTFLNYFLKSKWMK; encoded by the coding sequence ATGAAGGTTGGGGTTTTATCATTTCAAGGTGGGGTTATTGAACATTTAAATCAAATAAAGGCATTAGGACATACTGGTGTTGAAGTGAAAAAGGAAAAAGATTTAGATGATATTGATGCCATAATACTTCCAGGTGGAGAAAGTACTACTATTGGCAAACTTCTTAAGATAACAGGATTAATAAAATCATTAAAAGAAAAAATAGAAAGTGGACTCCCTACATGGGGAACATGTGCAGGTATGATACTACTAGCAAATGAAGTAGAGGGTCAAGAAGAAAAATATCTTCAACTTATGGATATAAAAGTGAAAAGAAATGCATTTGGAACTCAAATAGATAGTTTTAAGACTCATAAAGTAATAGAAAAAATATCAAAGGATGAGATGGAACTTGTCTTTATTAGAGCTCCACACATAACAGAGGTAAAAGATAATGTAAGAATATTATGTAAGGTAGACGACAAGATAGTGGCTGCTAGACAGGATAATATTATAGTTACATCCTTTCATCCAGAATTAACAAATGATTTGACATTTCTAAATTATTTTCTAAAGAGTAAATGGATGAAATAA
- the dapA gene encoding 4-hydroxy-tetrahydrodipicolinate synthase, which yields MAKVEGVLVPLLTPFKDGKVDFKSYERMINHYVEEGVNGIIPLATTGESPTILENEYEEILEKTVEYNKNRVPVYVGLGGNNTSEVIKKLKLVEKHKVNGILSVTPYYSRPDQRGIYEHFKSISESTDLDIVLYNIPYRTGANIENETVHVLSQLKNIIGIKDCCGSMKQTTELLMNPPKDFSILTGEDMYFYTTLMLGGQGGIMASAHLNTKDFIEVYNLAKANDHQVALKKWNSLYKMIPLLFSEPNPTPLKYSLKKLGLIDSDEVRLPLMNITKGLESKIDKILGI from the coding sequence TTGGCAAAGGTTGAAGGAGTTCTAGTACCATTATTAACACCATTTAAAGATGGAAAGGTAGATTTTAAATCTTACGAAAGAATGATTAATCATTACGTAGAAGAAGGAGTAAATGGAATTATACCACTTGCAACTACAGGAGAATCACCTACAATACTAGAGAATGAATATGAAGAAATTTTAGAAAAAACTGTTGAATATAATAAGAATAGAGTTCCAGTATACGTAGGATTAGGCGGCAATAATACAAGTGAAGTAATTAAAAAGCTAAAATTAGTAGAAAAGCATAAAGTGAATGGAATACTATCAGTTACACCATATTATTCGAGACCAGATCAAAGAGGTATTTATGAGCACTTTAAAAGTATATCAGAATCAACTGATTTGGATATAGTACTGTATAATATACCATATAGAACTGGAGCTAATATTGAAAATGAAACTGTGCATGTATTATCTCAGTTAAAAAACATAATAGGAATAAAAGACTGCTGTGGAAGCATGAAGCAAACAACTGAACTATTAATGAATCCCCCAAAAGATTTTTCCATCTTAACAGGCGAAGATATGTATTTTTATACGACGCTTATGCTTGGAGGACAAGGCGGAATAATGGCATCAGCACATCTAAATACTAAAGATTTTATTGAGGTATATAACTTAGCTAAGGCTAATGATCATCAAGTTGCACTAAAAAAATGGAATTCTCTATATAAAATGATACCGCTATTATTTTCAGAACCCAACCCAACACCTCTTAAATATAGCCTAAAGAAACTAGGGCTAATAGATTCTGATGAGGTTAGATTGCCATTGATGAACATTACAAAAGGACTAGAAAGTAAGATAGATAAGATATTAGGTATTTAA
- the pdxS gene encoding pyridoxal 5'-phosphate synthase lyase subunit PdxS — protein MERGTINRNLAQMLKGGVIMDVTNKDEAIIAEKAGACAVMALERVPSDIRKEGGVARMSDPKMIREIQEAVSIPVMAKVRIGHFVEAQILEALNIDFIDESEVLTPADDKYHINKEDFSVPFVCGATNIGEALRRIGEGASMIRTKGEAGTGDVVNAVTHMRTMNDQIKEIQKASKEELMTIAKNYGAPYELVKYVWENGKLPVVNFAAGGIATPADAALMMQLGSEGVFVGSGIFKSDNPEKRARAIVLATTYYNNPEKLAEVSEDLGGAMSGINSTEVATKYAERGW, from the coding sequence ATGGAAAGAGGGACAATAAATAGAAATCTTGCTCAAATGTTAAAAGGTGGAGTTATTATGGATGTAACTAATAAAGATGAAGCTATAATAGCAGAGAAAGCTGGGGCATGTGCGGTAATGGCGCTTGAAAGAGTTCCTTCCGACATAAGAAAGGAAGGTGGAGTAGCTAGAATGTCGGATCCTAAAATGATAAGGGAAATACAAGAGGCGGTCTCAATTCCTGTAATGGCCAAAGTTAGAATAGGACATTTTGTAGAAGCACAAATTTTGGAAGCATTAAATATTGACTTTATAGATGAAAGTGAAGTGCTTACACCAGCAGATGATAAATATCATATAAATAAAGAAGATTTTAGTGTCCCATTTGTATGTGGTGCAACTAATATTGGTGAGGCATTAAGAAGAATAGGTGAAGGCGCATCGATGATAAGAACCAAGGGAGAAGCAGGAACTGGAGATGTAGTAAATGCTGTTACCCATATGAGAACAATGAATGATCAAATTAAAGAGATACAAAAAGCATCAAAAGAAGAACTTATGACTATAGCAAAAAATTATGGAGCACCATATGAATTAGTTAAATATGTGTGGGAAAATGGGAAGCTTCCAGTAGTTAATTTTGCAGCAGGTGGAATTGCAACACCAGCAGATGCTGCACTTATGATGCAATTAGGCAGTGAAGGTGTATTTGTAGGATCGGGTATATTTAAATCTGATAATCCAGAAAAAAGAGCTAGAGCAATAGTTCTTGCAACCACATATTATAATAATCCTGAAAAATTAGCAGAAGTTTCAGAAGATTTAGGTGGTGCTATGAGTGGTATAAATTCAACTGAAGTGGCTACAAAGTATGCTGAAAGAGGATGGTAA